Genomic DNA from Halobaculum sp. CBA1158:
CACCTCGAACAGGCGCTGCATCTCGGGGTCCGACCGCTCGGGCTGTCCCGCGATCTCGTCGTCGTACCGGAGTCCGTTCTGCGAGGAGGCCGCGGTCGGCGGCGAGCCGTCGCCGTCGAAGTCGGTCGGATAGTAGAACAACAGCGCCGGTTCGTCGTGGATCTGCATCGCGCTCTCGAGGGCCCTGAACACGAGCGGATTGAGTTCGTCCCAGTCCTGGCTGTTCGTGCGGACGATGAACGACGCCTCGGGGTAGATGTACAGCGCCGGCACCGACGCCTCCACGGAGGCGGCGATCCGCGGGAACCGCTGGAACGCGTTGTGTCCGGTGCCCGCCTCCTCCGATATCTCGACGGTGAACAGCGGCTCGTCGTTCGCCTCGACGATCAGATCCGGCGAGTCCAGATAGAGGATCTCCTTGATGTGGTCGGGGACTCGGTGGAACTCCCGAGGGTCGCCGGCGTCGCTCTTCGGGAGGTGTTCCGTCTCGATGTCGGCCCCGTGTGCGGCGAGGTCGGTGTTCTCCACGATGTACCGCGCGAACCGTTCGCTGTCGTGCCAGAGCCGAAACATCGGTCGATGGAACCGACTGGTCGCCGTCACGTATTAAACCGGCGCGGATCGGTCCGCTTGTCGCTCGGCAGTCGTCGACGCCGGCGAGGGCGGCTCAGTCGTCGCGGGGGAACCGACACCGAAGCCTCGCCGGGCAGGCGTCACACCGCGGCGACGCCGCGGTACAGGTCTCACTCGCGAACGCCAGCAGCGAGCGAACGTACGCCGCGGGGTCGTCCTCGGGGGCGATGGCCTCGGCGAGTTCGCGGAGGTACTCATCGTCGTCTCCGAGATCCGACCCGAACGAGCGGTCCACGTCGTCCGAACCCAGACCGTAGTAGCGACCGTACACCCTCGCGACGCGCTCGTCCACCACGGGGGCCGGGTCGCCGACGCCGAAACAGACGACCGTGGCGGCGACCGCCGGGGTCACGTGTGGCAGGTCGGTGAGCCTCTCCACGGTGGTCGGAAGGTCGCGGAAGAGCAGTTGCGTGCAGATGTCCCGCAGGTCGGCGATCCGGGCGTCGGCGTCGTCGATCCCGTGACGCTCGAGGAGCGTAGCGAGCGCCTCAGAGTCGGCCTCGCTGACGGCGTTCGCGTCCGGGTAGCGCTCGATCAGTTCGGCGTACGCCGCCGACACGTCGCCGTCGGTAGCGTCGCCGTCGGCGGTGTCGCCGTCGACAGCGTCGCCGGCGGCGTCACCGAGCAGGAGTTCGCCCGCGAGCACCTCGAACGGCGTCGGATCGGCGTCGGAGCGCATCCAGGGACGGACGGCGTCGCCCGACACGTCGGCCTCGCGGACGGCGTCGACCAGCGCTTGCGCGTCCCGCCCCCGGCGGACCGACTCGCCGATCCGTTCGGCCAGCAGCGGCGGGACGGCCATCCCCGTCTGTACGCGCCCCTGGACCGTGCCGCCCTCGAAGCGGAACGAGTCGGGGAACGACTGGAGGCGGGCGCGCTCGCGGACCGACAGTCCGCGGGACTGCTCGAAGTGACCGTACTGGAACTGCGGTCGGATCCCCCCGGCGATGATCGTCGGTCCCGGCTCGTCCGGGTGGAGGCGGATCCGCTGTCTGAAGCGGTCGTACATCGGCTCGCCGGGGTCGGTCCCCTCGACCCGGTCGATCGTCGTCTGTCGGTGATTGGGTGCCTGGTGGTTCGCGAGCGACGCGTCTGCGTCGCTGTCGTCACGGGTACCGTCGCTTCCGTCGCTGTCGTCGCGAGCACCGTCGTCGTCGCCGCTCTCGCCGTCGTCCGCGGCGGTGTCGCGCCCGTCGGCGACTCCCGCGTCGCGCTCGCGCATCAGCCGCTGGTACTCGGTGAGGTCGCCGTCGCCGGCCGCGTCGCGCTCAGTCGCGGCCTCGCCCGCGGCC
This window encodes:
- the dcm gene encoding DNA cytosine methyltransferase, producing the protein MADAWEPGSEIEENRHNWADEPKHFPPVEPGSRDRDRPTVIDLFSGPGGISTGLERAGFEAVLGVDIHEPSVRTYRQNHPQAHTILGDIRRINKRDDDERDIFDVVDSDDAVESTMLSTVAEEALDGDDLDLLTAGIPCQGFSIANRKQHDEDERNYLFEEFIRGVRLLDPEYVLIENVSTMKAADDGGFVEAIEECLDRLGYTVDHRILNAADYGVPQTRRRLFFLGTRTDAPVLWPRPTHEEDHRTAAEAIGDLPALAAGEAATERDAAGDGDLTEYQRLMRERDAGVADGRDTAADDGESGDDDGARDDSDGSDGTRDDSDADASLANHQAPNHRQTTIDRVEGTDPGEPMYDRFRQRIRLHPDEPGPTIIAGGIRPQFQYGHFEQSRGLSVRERARLQSFPDSFRFEGGTVQGRVQTGMAVPPLLAERIGESVRRGRDAQALVDAVREADVSGDAVRPWMRSDADPTPFEVLAGELLLGDAAGDAVDGDTADGDATDGDVSAAYAELIERYPDANAVSEADSEALATLLERHGIDDADARIADLRDICTQLLFRDLPTTVERLTDLPHVTPAVAATVVCFGVGDPAPVVDERVARVYGRYYGLGSDDVDRSFGSDLGDDDEYLRELAEAIAPEDDPAAYVRSLLAFASETCTAASPRCDACPARLRCRFPRDD